The sequence gcccttgaccggaatcgaacccgggacccttcagtctgcaggctgacgctctatccactgagccaaacaggttatgGCCAATTATTTTTTAGGAATccaaaatggcggcagagtaagtggaaacTACAGtgactctcccaggaccaaactggcatacaactaaaatacaggaaaaccatcctgaataatcaactgaagactggCTAGAGAGaatcctgataaccaaggacGGAAAGTGGAGATCCCATCGTGGCTGTAGGAAGGGTTAGGCgtgaaagggctggccgggctcccacaggcagcaggggaaattctggagggatatctcagctgcaggggttcccactgagaactagGGCCACCTAGCAGAGGGTACCAGAAcagagaaaggtgcccacataacatctggctgtgaaaagcagcagggttgctatctgccagggagagacagctggaaatgcaggaaCCCTCTTAAAGGACCTGGGCTCTGACAGAGAGAGGGTAGAATTAGAGCTGTGTGAGGAAATTCTAAGGTTGGGGGCCCTGGGTTTAGAGATTGGAAGGCAGCCACCCCGAATTCCTGTGATGAGTCATTCCCTCAAGCTGCGGAGGACAGCCTTCTCAGGTAGATCTTTATTATCCAGGCAACTTTTGCCTGTGGGGGCAGCAACTACcacaccctgttggaaaaccacTCACCACACCCTGTGGAATCTACATCTTGCTGTGGTTGATAGCCTGAGGCTAACTGAGACTGAATAACAATCAGACTGTAGGCAGAAGTGGGTCTCTGGTAGTTTTTAGTCCTTGCCTGATCTATTTCACAGCCTGGAGCTAGGGAAAGCAGACCTTGgcgcacatcttggtccttttcaAAGGCACTGAGCACCAGCAGAAGGAGCCACAAGCTGTgcattgctgatagctccaaacaaggtactcagggccagtcaccaACAGCGTTGGTGAAATTGCCAGAGAAGTGGGAGAGTGTGAAACTCTTATATGTGAAAACTGAGAGATCAGTTGCCCTTCCTATCTTTTCTTCATTTGTCAGCAGTTGGGATGAAGCTAAAGGAGTGAACATTTCTAGTCTGAAGAAACAAGAagtaaagaaaatatcaaaacaaaaagaacaaaaaaagagacgaaaggagaagaaaagaaacagaaagcctATGAAACAGGGTAGAAAGTCTACATCAGCCCTACCTACAGAGGAGATGGCCTCTAAAACTTGTGGTTCTCCAGTGAAGGGCCCTGGACCCCAGAAGAAAGAGACCCCTAAGCCTGAGAAGAAAGAGACCTgcagaataaaaacagaaaataaagtgcAAGTTGAATCTGAAGAAGAAATTCCATTACTGGTCCCAATAGGAAAAACTCCTGTCAAAGAAAATGTAGAGGTGCCGAAACATGCCACAGGAGAGAAGTCTCCAGTAAAGAGTCCTGGCTCCAACCCACCTcgtgggaagaagagaaaggccTTTCCAGCTTCGGAGATGCCGAAAGC is a genomic window of Myotis daubentonii chromosome 9, mMyoDau2.1, whole genome shotgun sequence containing:
- the LOC132241641 gene encoding ribosomal L1 domain-containing protein 1-like, with the translated sequence MANYFLGIQNGGRALSTSRRSHKLCIADSSKQGTQGQSPTALVKLPEKWESVKLLYVKTERSVALPIFSSFVSSWDEAKGVNISSLKKQEVKKISKQKEQKKRRKEKKRNRKPMKQGRKSTSALPTEEMASKTCGSPVKGPGPQKKETPKPEKKETCRIKTENKVQVESEEEIPLLVPIGKTPVKENVEVPKHATGEKSPVKSPGSNPPRGKKRKAFPASEMPKAPEPKTPGKGPGKKPRVKEKVEKQRNSPLGKKDPRQMPKEPEAKFFTTANKSARKASHTPKQWPPKPKVPQLT